A genomic window from Tenebrio molitor chromosome X, icTenMoli1.1, whole genome shotgun sequence includes:
- the alphaCOP gene encoding coatomer subunit alpha, giving the protein MLTKFETKSARVKGLSFHPKRPWILASLHNGSIQLWDYRMCTLLEKFDEHDGPVRGICFHNQQPLFVSGGDDYKIKVWNYKQKRCIFTLLGHLDYIRTTMFHHEYPWIVSASDDQTIRIWNWQSRTCICVLTGHNHYVMCAMFHPSEDLLVSASLDSTVRVWDISGLRKKNVAPGPGGLEDHLKNPGTTDLFGQADAVVKHVLEGHDRGVNWACFHPTLPLIVSGADDRQIKLWRMNDAKAWEVDTCRGHYNNVSCVLFHPRQELLLSNSEDKSIRIWDMAKRNYLHTFRREHDRFWVLTAHPNLNLFAAGHDTGMIIFKLERERPAYTVHGNFLYYVKERHLRKLDFTSSKDIPVIQIRGGGKTPVYGMSFNPAENAVLLSIRSSNLDNSTYDLYTIAKESEREDQVPEAESKRSSGLTALWVARNRFAVLDRSHQLVIKNLKNEVTKKVQTPSCDEVFYAGTGMLLLRDPDHVTLFDVQRKRTLDQVKISKCRYVVWSHDMNFIALLAKHTVMICNRKLEILCSLHENTRVKSGAWDDSGVFIYTTSNHIKYTLIHGDHGIIRTLDWPIYITKVKGKHVFCLDRECKPRVLTIDPTEYKFKLSLIHHRYDEVLYMVKNARLVGQAIISYLQQKGYPEVALHFVKDDKTRFTLALECGNIEIALDAAKALNDKMCWEQLAQTALWHGNHQVVEMCYQRTKSFEKLSFLYLITGNLEKLRKMTKIAEIRKARSSQYHGALLLGDLEERIRVLKASNLTSLAYLTAATHGFDEEAEELKALIGNEKKVPDVDPNAKFFIPPPPVQQAESNWPLLTVSRSFFETNAMVQAAANMKSLMIEPTNEPMDEEVGGWGDDDEEIDVDNERKYDDAAPADGEGGWDVEDADLEIPDLGTANVQQSSDNFVHLPTQGPNPTLTWTKNSQLASDHVMAGSFESACRLLHDQLGIVNFEPFESIFINLYSSSRTITTWQQNVPSNFTYPLRNWKDAGPKGGLPVAGIKLNDLVQKLQVCYQLTTGGKFGEAIDKFRNLLLLISLLIVDTKQEISEAEQLLRICREYICGLQMETLRKSLPKTTIEEQKRQCEMAAYFTHCNLQPVHQILTLRTSLNMYFKLKNYKTAASFARRLLELGPRPDVASQARKILQACDSNLSDELQLAYDEHNPFNLCGHSYTPIYRGKAEEKCPFCGTSYLPKYKGCICSVCTVAEVGKDCIGLRISIHQFR; this is encoded by the exons ATGTTGACTAAATTTGAGACAAAATCTGCCCGCGTGAAGGGTTTATCGTTTCATCCCAAACGTCCCTGGATTTTAGCTAG cTTGCACAATGGCTCCATCCAGCTTTGGGACTATCGGATGTGCACATTGCTCGAGAAATTCGACGAACACGACGGACCCGTCAGAGGGATTTGTTTCCACAACCAGCAACCCTTGTTCGTCTCCGGGGGTGACGACTACAAAATCAAA GTCTGGaattacaaacaaaaacgTTGCATTTTCACTCTGCTCGGCCATCTTGACTACATCAGGACTACCATGTTCCATCACGAGTACCCCTGGATTGTTTCGGCTTCTGACGACCAAACCATCCGAATCTGGAACTGGCAAAGTCGCACCTGCATCTGCGTCCTCACCGGTCACAATCACTACGTGATGTGCGCGATGTTCCACCCTTCTGAAGACCTCTTGGTCTCCGCGTCTCTCGACTCAACAGTTCGCGTCTGGGACATCTCTG GGTTGAGAAAAAAGAATGTTGCTCCTGGTCCCGGAGGTCTCGAAGACCACCTAAAGAATCCCGGCACGACGGATCTCTTCGGTCAAGCCGACGCTGTCGTCAAGCACGTTCTCGAAGGCCACGATCGCGGAGTAAACTGGGCGTGCTTCCACCCCACTCTCCCTCTGATAGTCTCCGGAGCGGACGACCGCCAGATCAAGTTGTGGCGAATGAACGATGCCAAAGCCTGGGAGGTCGACACATGCCGCGGACATTACAACAACGTCTCGTGCGTCCTGTTCCACCCACGCCAGGAACTCCTCTTGTCCAACAGCGAGGACAAGAGCATTCGCATCTGGGACATGGCGAAGAGAAACTACTTGCACACGTTCCGGCGGGAGCACGACAGGTTCTGGGTGCTGACGGCGCACCCCAACTTGAACCTGTTCGCCGCGGGGCACGACACCGGAATGATCATCTTCAAGCTGGAGCGAGAACGTCCCGCGTACACGGTCCACGGGAACTTCCTGTACTACGTGAAAGAGCGTCACTTGCGCAAACTGGACTTCACGTCGTCCAAAGACATCCCGGTCATACAGATCAGAGGCGGAGGCAAGACTCCGGTCTACGGCATGTCTTTCAACCCCGCCGAAAATGCGGTGCTGCTGTCGATCCGCTCCTCCAATTTGGACAACAGCACTTACGACTTGTACACGATCGCGAAAGAGTCGGAACGAGAGGATCAGGTACCGGAGGCGGAGAGCAAGAGATCGTCGGGGTTGACCGCTCTGTGGGTCGCGAGGAACAGATTTGCCGTTCTGGATAGGTCGCATCAACTCGTTATCAAGAATTTGAAGAACGAGGTTACCAAAAAGGTGCAGACGCCTTCGTGCGACGAAGTGTTCTACGCGGGGACCGGAATGCTTTTGTTGCGTGATCCAGATCATGTTACTCTGTTTGATGTCCAGCGTAAAAGGACACTGGACCAAG TGAAAATAAGTAAGTGTCGGTACGTCGTGTGGTCCCACGATATGAATTTTATTGCGCTGTTGGCCAAACATACGGTCATGATTTGTAACAGAAAATTGGAAATTCTCTGTTCGTTGCACGAGAATACTAGAGTCAAATCGGGAGCATGGGACGACTCCGGTGTCTTCATCTATACGACCAGCAATCACATCAAGTACACTCTTATTCATGG CGATCACGGTATCATTCGTACTCTGGATTGGCCCATCTACATCACCAAGGTCAAAGGGAAACACGTGTTTTGCCTAGATCGAGAGTGCAAACCTCGCGTTCTCACTATAGACCCAACagaatacaaatttaaattgtcattgaTCCATCATCGCTATGATGAAGTCTTGTACATGGTCAAGAACGCTAGATTAGTGGGACAAGCTATAATTTCGTATCTGCAGCAGAAAGGGTATCCGGAAGTGGCTCTGCACTTTGTCAAAGACGACAAGACTCGTTTCACTCTAGCTTTAGAATGTGGAAACATTGAAATCGCACTGGATGCGGCTAAGGCTTTGAACGACAAAATGTGTTGGGAGCAATTGGCTCAAACCGCTCTGTGGCACGGTAACCACCAAGTGGTCGAAATGTGCTATCAAAGAACCAAGAGTTTCgagaaattgtcatttttgtactTGATCACCGGCAACCTGGAGAAGTTGAGAAAGATGACAAAAATCGCAGAGATCCGCAAAGCCAGATCGTCCCAATACCACGGGGCGCTCCTTCTGGGTGACCTGGAAGAGCGCATCAGAGTCTTGAAGGCGTCGAATCTGACATCGCTCGCGTATCTAACCGCGGCCACTCACGGTTTCGACGAAGAAGCGGAAGAGCTGAAGGCTCTGATCGGCAACGAGAAGAAAGTTCCCGACGTCGATCCGAACGCAAAATTCTTTATACCGCCGCCGCCCGTCCAGCAGGCTGAGAGCAACTGGCCCCTCCTCACGGTCAGTCGCAGCTTCTTCGAGACCAACGCGATGGTGCAAGCCGCCGCCAACATGAAGAGCCTGATGATAGAGCCGACGAACGAGCCGATGGACGAAGAAGTGGGTGGTTGGGGCGACGACGACGAGGAGATCGACGTGGACAACGAGAGGAAATATGATGACGCGGCGCCGGCGGACGGCGAAGGAGGATGGGACGTCGAAGACGCGGATCTAGAGATTCCGGATCTCGGAACGGCGAATGTCCAACAGTCTTCGGATAATTTCGTTCATTTACCCACGCAAGGTCCCAATCCGACTCTGACCTGGACCAAGAACTCCCAGTTGGCGTCCGATCACGTGATGGCGGGGTCCTTCGAGTCGGCCTGCCGGCTGCTCCACGACCAACTAggaattgtcaattttgaacCTTTCGAAagtatttttatcaatttgtACAGCAGTTCTAGGACTATCACGACTTGGCAGCAAAACGTGCCGTCGAACTTCACGTATCCTTTGAGGAACTGGAAGGACGCGGGGCCCAAAGGAGGACTCCCGGTGGCCGGGATCAAACTTAACGATCTGGTGCAAAAGTTGCAG GTTTGTTATCAGTTGACAACCGGTGGCAAATTCGGCGAGGCCATCGACAAATTCCGCAACCTCTTGTTGCTGATCTCGCTGTTGATCGTGGACACCAAACAGGAGATTTCCGAAGCGGAGCAGCTGCTCCGGATCTGCAGAGAGTACATCTGCGGCTTGCAAATGGAAACGTTGCGCAAAAGCTTGCCCAAGACGACCATAGAAGAACAAAAGCGCCAGTGCGAAATGGCCGCCTACTTCACTCACTGCAATCTGCAACCGGTCCACCAGATACTCACCTTGAGAACCTCCCTGAACATGTATTTCAAGCTGAAAAACTACAAAACCGCCGCCTCGTTCGCCAGAAGACTGCTAGAACTTGGTCCGAGACCTGACGTGGCCTCTCAAGCGCGGAAAATTTTGCAAGCGTGCGATTCGAACTTGTCCGACGAGTTGCAGTTGGCTTACGACGAGCACAACCCGTTCAACCTGTGCGGTCACTCCTACACGCCCATCTACAGAGGCAAAGCTGAAGAGAAATGTCCGTTCTGCGGGACGTCGTACCTTCCCAAATACAAAGGGTGCATCTGTAGTGTCTGTACTGTGGCGGAGGTCGGCAAAGACTGCATCGGACTGAGAATTAGCATCCACCAGtttagataa
- the LOC138140363 gene encoding uncharacterized protein, whose protein sequence is MKVYYLLVSAFCVWINPTQSQFFYSHYTPFAPQFSQFYPQTFLPSTPVVAPLAYSVSSSQVSSSPAAVTYNIPPRTAEYRGFGYRTDLKDGAASTVFYVTGPEATNLLNFRDFPNFTRKVQDNQGKARSLASDLIDVNAIPDAQGKIQSVLQPTEFQKLFENVMPGGLINFYTFPAGTVPLARQFQFGNVTLNVTTTTPSSSSEEAVAAESVVNPKIVINDVDNIIKSNETAGTTTVAAETGSSESQENTPTTENSDAASDKTKDEKSTTASNEEATTIEATTQV, encoded by the exons ATGAAGGTGTACTACCTA ctGGTGAGTGCATTTTGCGTTTGGATCAACCCGACGCAATCACAATTTTTCTATTCACATTACACCCCATTTGCACCGCAATTTTCTCAATTCTACCCTCAAACATTCCTGCCCTCGACACCCGTCGTCGCACCTTTAGCTTACTCCGTGTCCTCGAGCCAAGTCAGCTCTTCCCCGGCAGCCGTGACTTACAACATACCCCCTCGAACAGCCGAGTATCGCGGATTTGGGTATCGCACCGACTTAAAAGACGGAGCCGCTTCGACCGTCTTCTACGTGACGGGACCCGAAGCGACAAATTTGCTCAATTTCAGAGACTTTCCGAATTTCACTAGGAAAGTGCAAGACAATCAGGGGAAAGCGAGGAGTCTGGCGTCGGATCTAATCGACGTGAACGCGATCCCGGACGCTCAGGGGAAGATCCAGAGTGTCCTCCAGCCGACCGAGTTCCAGAAGTTGTTTGAAAATGTGATGCCGGGAGGACTTATCAATTTCTACACTTTTCCTGCTGGGACGGTTCCGCTGGCGAGACAGTTCCAGTTCGGGAACGTGACTCTGAATGTCACCACGACCACGCCTTCGAGCAGTTCGGAAGAAGCTGTAGCTGCCGAGAGTGTCGTCAATCCAAAAATTGTGATCAACGATGTTGACAATATCATCAAATCGAACGAAACAGCTGGAACTACGACTGTTGCCGCAGAAACCGGCAGCTCAGAATCTCAAGAAAACACTCCCACCACTGAAAATTCAGACGCAGCTTCGGACAAAACTAAAGACGAAAAATCCACCACTGCCTCCAACGAGGAAGCCACAACTATTGAAGCAACCACTCAagtgtaa
- the Nup188 gene encoding nucleoporin Nup188, translated as MDMDACALKITRRIILSIFNRFLNLNRSINFCFECRFCYDSTNFDKMTTTPFWKKINQTVSGHSQNITEDIVSEILKLSKSELLEGLLSYKPYTRKGYDDWISVSNVSSCMKEFVHELSQDLNLDTSLAYAVMCNYLMFEYYGKIKEFWQITRIGTTIHLKESIWNFYTAERMFLLKTWRHIFEFVNKDNEFAQQYKDFLSNINMEELQNNLIKQFETLINEITSKNFDEKNPHLENWLCRNSREQTEVIMIITLTTVHQAFSITQLSWLFKLFIQNNFSTQPPLFEIRKHIKKQDLQELMYAEIGCYFVALENYWDADTSDLWKRDTTSEMDKSLLSLHLNPGHTVIMLGWLVLKYKSLHFDEDGERIIELFKTKPFSLLYSIISNSIFKNCTVGEVVLKAVHKMLDELCLMYDDRKILYEEEGLINVVAEFLKQPDLAEICLKTRNGLDSMMEIAIETFPYDFFSFTAICHSLLGQPNQYKNGIHLLNNIPSFLSDMTWTIPKEEISILRKSQPAFSDSDLIVFPPNTTVKSYGIFGKNLVQYKGSYSYFLYLEYLVNLLINNGLSQRKFDEDLVKKVISGYGIVIQGIKYCSDMDLKVVGLERIIKKINKILVHLDGPLLHFELVKLYFDVQNAMMLYRKSSFFDFCPEIVWKIFFPKLKSEYVGEEVKKILFNQYIFEDTIFMKLFQEEEFKEDHTLLLTYIKILHNIMKVKFQFKNFQLSGVAYLFNFVFLQHQTWAYSDENQKTQITLGCLNIFHYVLQKQFEDLTEAEQKIFHFCQHAFLNNVYIIESFLRLFIKDKYYLIFLMERESNWPRGPSLDKLKCIRMQLALLLLVMSQKKSVGKCCFNDRISFVVKPVASYFTNSYSPIVAELSCRFLEKLAQDPHIPLLALLELDHYQVQSLFLERLRDPLEEENVKLAIIDLINTCISSQNGMTAAFFNLKCFMYWDGTENDVFSGDSVSDFMVDYLQNIKKSHEYFKNPLQLGILRLLYNLWLNHRENLIDNIANLKDFWPVMVDPFFCDFVQDVEVYTVILRIINLEIGANVENVEKKLIQTIDKFLKNKDRLKLWIDFVLSSSSVGPKNLDLLSAWMEFLVLTKKVTATSFDEDIKLALINSCLDGLNTPEGGFNNIELVYLWSQLYLMLISTWPIYEKQEKTIISKLTTFLHSLIAYYKYLTPKIKEIILCAINKTIIDLSKYFSGNTTSLIKILYLVGIIIDTEHEYLVSEVWCTEDDSEKIRRLKPWLVIIFIGNSVMALDNIEEIALWFSYRQFLQRVMDSVGPMLQHRSTLPFAKLAINFLTTYGESPLVKDFQNVDLFTFYYKVRPPGLTISVGEAILSGVPVNLKEWWLIFIALIKLNRILMANVGDSMLSTCFSFISQHDVLLKEIISLTKYTVDMTALTVVCEALKLIYVVLRLMPFWSVQYPHSYDLIMDGVKTTINACVLSVLGYKKINFYNIIHGKTLDVIDCAPTDLLVSVLNKLTEIIYWGSSCLKKTKPNLVTQLNDVYSTEGVTLLVENDFSVPRFELPITSKLTYGTLLCLADYLCKTLNQLSPETPSAIPRSRQVSMTDLHDEIKVKSLGKIFEHCTATYEKCIGFMVYLQRSDDLHNEKLSSFLHYDMSEFSGSSASVISQLDYHMVKNSLEALMSFLAVEIFFTIRILSDEALFSYKRELSSEIQFFYEFVRKRISEQYNAMLATPRTTTPLSQTETDIIKRYMVAKVNDNDSFDVADNNFVLVISQWLIKFCHLSN; from the exons ATGGACATGGACGCATGCGCCCTTAAAATAACTCGACGCATCATACTGTCAATTTTCAACCGTTTTCTTAACCTCAACCGGTcaatcaatttttgttttgaatgtCGTTTTTGTTACGATTCaactaattttgacaaaatgacGACAACGCC tttttggaaaaaaatcaatcaaacTGTTTCGGGGCACAGTCAGAATATAACAGAAGATATTGTGTCAGAAATATTAAAACTATCCAAGTCTGAACTACTGGAAGGGTTGCTAAGTTACAAGCCATACACTAGGAAAGGTTATGATGACTGGATCTCAGTCTCAAATGTGAGCAGTTGTATGAAAGAATTTGTTCATGAGCTGAGTCAAGATCTT aatCTAGACACAAGCCTTGCTTATGCAGTCATGTGCAACTACTTAATGTTTGAGTATTATGGCAAAATTAAAGAGTTTTGGCAAATCACTAGGATAGGAACCACAATTCATCTCAAAGAAAGCATCTGGAATTTTTACACAGCTGAAAGAATGTTCCTCTTAAAAACTTGGAGACACATCTTTGaatttgtaaacaaagataatgAATTTGCCCAACAATATAAagattttttaagtaatatcAATATGGAAGAattgcaaaataatttaataaaacaatttgagacattgattaatgaaatcacatcaaaaaattttgatgagAAGAACCCACACTTGGAAAATTGGTTATGTAGAAATAGTAGAGAACAAACGGAAGTCATAATGATCATAACATTAACTACAGTTCATCAGGCATTTAGTATAACACAGCTGAGTTGGttgtttaaattattcattcaaaataacttcaGCACACAACCCCCTCTCTTTGAAATCAggaaacacattaaaaaacagGATTTACAAGAATTGATGTATGCAGAAATTGGTTGTTATTTTGTGGCTTTGGAAAACTATTg GGATGCAGACACTTCAGACCTTTGGAAGAGGGACACGACAAGTGAAATGGATAAGTCTTTGCTCAGTTTACACCTAAATCCTGGACACACTGTAATCATGCTTGGTTGGTTGGTACTAAAATATAAAAGTTTGCATTTTGATGAAGATGGGGAAAGAATCATAGAATTGTTCAAAACAAAACCATTTAGCTTATTATATTCCATtatatcaaattccatttttaag aACTGTACTGTTGGTGAAGTTGTATTAAAAGCAGTTCATAAGATGTTAGATGAATTGTGTTTGATGTAtgatgacagaaaaatactttATGAAGAAGAAGGTTTAATTAATGTAGTTgctgaatttttaaaacagcCTGATTTAGcagaaatttgtttaaaaactagAAACGGACTGGATAGCATGATGGAAATAGCAATTGAGACTTTTCcttacgattttttttctttcactgCAATCTGTCACTCTCTACTAGGACAGCCCAatcaatataaaaat ggcattcatttgttaaataatataCCGTCATTTTTGTCTGACATGACGTGGACAATTCCTAAAGAAGAAATTTCAATACTGCGAAAAAGCCAACCAGCTTTTTCTGACAgtgatttaattgtttttcccCCAAACACCACAGTTAAATCATATGGgatatttggaaaaaatttagTACAGTATAAAGGGTCCTACAGTTACTTTTTGTACTTGGAATACTTGGTGAACTTGCTTATCAACAACGGCCTCTCACAACGTAAATTTGATGAAGATCTAGTCAAAAAAGTGATTTCTGGTTACGGAATTGTTATCCAAGGAATAAAGTACTGTTCTGACATGGACTTGAAAGTAGTGGGGCTTGagagaataattaaaaaaataaacaaaatcttGGTACATCTAGATGGTCCTTTGTTACATTTCGAATTAGTAAAGTTGTATTTTGACGTTCAAAACGCCATGATGCTCTACAGAAAAAGtagttttttcgatttttgccCCGAGATTGTGTGGAAAATCTTTTTCCCAAAGCTAAAATCAGAATACGTGGGTGAAGaagtcaaaaaaatattattcaacCAGTACATATTTGAGGACACAATTTTTATGAAACTGTTCCAAGAAGAGGAATTCAAAGAAGACCACACTTTACTACTCACTTACATCAAGATTTTACACAACATCATGAAA gtaaaatttcaattcaagAACTTCCAATTATCAGGCGTCGCCTATTTGttcaattttgtatttttacaacaCCAGACTTGGGCCTACAGCGacgaaaatcaaaaaacccaAATCACTTTAGGCTGTTTGAACATATTTCATTACgttttacaaaaacaatttgaagaTTTAACTGAAGCTgaacaaaaaatcttccaTTTTTGTCAGCACGCTTTTTTAAACAACGTTTACATTATAGAATCCTTTTTACGATTGTTCATCAAGgacaaatattatttaatttttttaatggagcgCGAGTCGAACTGGCCTAGAGGTCCGTCTTTGGACAAGTTAAAATGCATCAGGATGCAACTGGCTCTCTTGCTGCTCGTAATGAGTCAGAAGAAATCGGTTGGGAAATGTTGTTTCAACGATAGAATATCGTTCGTCGTTAAACCCGTAGCATCCTACTTCACCAATTCGTACAGTCCCATCGTTGCCGAATTGTCTTGCAGGTTTTTGGAAAAGTTGGCACAA gACCCGCACATTCCACTGCTAGCGCTGTTGGAACTGGATCATTATCAAGTCCAGTCGCTGTTTTTAGAGCGACTGAGAGATCCGTTGGAAGAAGAAAACGTCAAACTTGCCATCATTGACCTTATCAACACTTGCATCTCAAGCCAGAACGGCATGACTGCAGCTTTTTTCAATCTGAAGTGTTTTATGTACTGGGACGGGACAGAAAATGATGTCTTCAGTGGAGATAGCGTCAGCGATTTTATGGTCGACTATCTTCAAAACATCAAAAAA TCCCATGAATACTTCAAAAATCCTCTACAACTGGGAATTCTCCGTCTTTTGTACAACTTGTGGCTCAATCACAGAGAGAATTTGATCGACAATATAGcgaatttaaaagatttttggCCCGTGATGGTGGATCCTTTCTTTTGCGATTTCGTCCAGGACGTCGAAGTTTACACCGTCATTCTGCGCATAATCAATCTGGAAATCGGAGCTAACGTGGAGAACGTCGAGAAGAAACTAATTCAAACTATAGAcaagtttttgaaaaacaaagacCGACTGAAATTGTGGATCGACTTTGTTCTGTCGTCGTCTTCCGTCGGTCCAAAAAATCTCGATCTGTTGAGTGCCTGGATGGAGTTTTTAGTCCTGACAAAGAAAGTGACGGCGACGAGTTTTGACGAAGACATCAAATTAGCTCTGATCAACTCTTGTCTGGACGGTTTAAACACTCCAGAAGGTGGATTCAATAACATAGAGCTGGTCTATCTGTGGTCTCAGCTGTACCTAATGTTAATATCAACGTGGCCAATATACGAGAAACAAGAGAAAACGATTATAAGTAAATTGACGACGTTTCTGCACTCGTTGATTGCTTATTACAAGTATTTGACGccaaaaatcaaagaaattattttatgtgcCATCAATAAAACGAtcatagatttgtcaaaatattttagcgGTAACACAACTAGtctgataaaaattttgtacttGGTTGGGATAATAATTGATACGGAACACGAGTACTTGGTGTCCGAAGTGTGGTGTACTGAAGACGATTCCGAAAAAATAAGACGTTTGAAACCTTGGCTTGTAATCATTTTTATCGGGAATTCAGTCATGGCGCTGGATAACATCGAGGAGATAGCTTTGTGGTTCAGCTATAGGCAATTTTTACAAAGAGTTATGGATTCGGTGGGTCCCATGTTGCAACACAGGTCCACTTTACCGTTTGCCAAATTAgctataaattttttgaccaCTTACGGAGAATCCCCACTAGTGAAAGACTTCCAAAATGTTGACTTGTTCACTTTTTACTACAAAGTTCGCCCCCCAGGACTCACCATCAGTGTGGGAGAAGCCATCTTG TCCGGAGTTCCAGTCAATCTGAAAGAGTGGTGGCTCATTTTTATCGCTTTGATAAAACTGAATCGCATTCTGATGGCCAACGTTGGAGATTCAATGTTGAGCACTTGTTTCTCGTTCATCTCCCAACACGACGTCCTACTAAAAGAAATCATCTCTCTCACGAAGTATACAGTGGATATGACAGCTCTGACTGTAGTTTGTGAAgctctaaaattaatttatgttgtaCTGCGTTTGATGCCATTTTGGTCCGTGCAATACCCACACTCTTACGATTTAATAATg GATGGTGTCAAAACCACGATAAACGCGTGCGTTTTGTCAGTCTTGGgctacaaaaaaatcaatttttataatataatcCATGGAAAAACTCTGGACGTAATAGATTGCGCCCCTACAGACTTACTAGTTTCAGTTTTGAACAA ACTGACCGAGATAATTTATTGGGGCTCGAGTtgcttaaaaaaaacaaaaccgaACCTAGTGACGCAACTTAACGACGTCTACTCGACGGAGGGTGTGACTTTATTGGTGGAAAACGACTTCAGCGTTCCAAGATTCGAATTACCAATCACATCCAAACTGACTTACGGGACGTTGCTGTGTTTGGCGGATTATTTGTGTAAGACGCTCAATCAG CTATCGCCGGAAACTCCATCGGCAATTCCCCGGAGTCGGCAAGTGTCGATGACCGACCTCCACGACGAGATCAAAGTGAAAAGCTTGGGAAAAATCTTCGAGCACTGCACCGCGACGTACGAGAAGTGCATCGGCTTCATGGTGTACCTCCAAAGAAGCGACGACCTCCACAATGAGAAGTTGAGCTCGTTCTTGCACTACGACATGTCGGAGTTTTCCGGGTCGTCGGCGTCCGTCATCTCGCAGCTCGACTACCACATGGTGAAGAACTCACTGGAAGCGCTGATGAGCTTCCTGGCGGTGGAGATTTTCTTCACCATACGGATTCTCAGCGACGAAGCTTTGTTCTCGTACAAGAGGGAGTTGAGTTCGGAGATTCAGTTTTTCTACGAGTTCGTGCGAAAACGGATAAGTGAGCAGTACAACGCAATGCTGGCGACGCCACGGACGACGACGCCGCTCTCGCAAACCGAAACCGACATCATCAAGAGGTACATGGTGGCAAAGGTGAACGACAACGACTCCTTCGACGTCGCAGACAATAATTTTGTACTCGTCATTTCGCAATGGTTGATTAAGTTTTGTCATTTGTCTAATTAA
- the LOC138139653 gene encoding ero1-like protein produces the protein MSLKYKLIVFEIFLLISCTFSYFGTVLDDDCFCQLHGKIDDCMCNVDTVDHFNNVKIYPRLRSLLHKGYFRFYKVNLRRPCPFWSDDSRCAMRYCHVEACEDKDIPVGLKGDFSHLSTHNYNTENPYITQNCNDHNVELSYLNTTISAKVQEDIVLWSAYDDAQDNFCVLEDNDSESEYVDLLLNPERYTGYKGKSAHRIWHSIYMENCFRRTKTDNPYIQSSKLDNLCLEERVFYRAISGLHASINVHLCAQFLLSDSSLTEPNGKWGHNLYEFQQRFSKETTKGEGPHWLRNLYFVYLLELRALNKAANYLEREEFYTGNETEDWDTQLAVKDLLSVVRNFPDHFNESSMFAGNEQAEKLKYEFKQHFRNVSKIMDCVGCDKCKLWGKLQTQGLGTALKILFSGKFDEHSELTPSSKKQFQLQRSEIVSLVNSIGRLSTSIYELDEFRHLLR, from the exons atgTCTCTGAAgtacaaattaattgttttcgaaattttccTTCTTATAAGTTGTACATTTAGTTATTTTGGTACGGTTCTAGACGACGATTGTTTCTGCCAG ttgCATGGAAAAATAGACGACTGTATGTGTAACGTCGACACTGTAGATCATTTCAACAACGTCAAAATTTACCCCAGGCTTCGTAGTTTGCTCCATAAGGGGTACTTTAGATTCTATAAAGTAAATTTAAGACGACCGTGTCCTTTCTGGTCTGATGATAGTCGATGCGCTATGAGATATTGTCATGTAGAAGCTTGTGAAGACAAAGATATTCCAGTGGGACTAAAAGGGGACTTTTCCCACTTGAGCACACACAATTATAATACGGAAAATCCG tACATAACACAAAATTGCAATGATCACAATGTTGAATTGAGTTATTTGAACACCACCATAAGTGCAAAAGTACAAGAAGACATTGTTCTATGGAGCGCCTATGATGACGCCCAAGACAATTTCTGCGTTCTTGAGGATAACGACAGCGAGTCTGAATACGTAGACTTGCTTTTAAATCCTGAAAGATACACAGGCTACAAAGGCAAATCTGCGCACAGAATTTGGCACAGTATTTACATGGAGAACTGCTTTAGGCGTACAAAAACAGACAATCCGTACATACAGAGTTCAAAATTggataatttatgtttagaagAGCGAGTTTTCTACAGAGCGATCTCTGGTCTCCATGCTAGCATCAACGTACACTTGTGTGCTCAGTTCTTGCTCTCTGACTCTTCCTTAACTGAACCCAACGGAAAATGGGGCCACAATCTGTACGAGTTCCAGCAAAGATTCTCCAAAGAGACCACCAAGGGCGAAGGTCCGCATTGGTTGCGTAATTTGTACTTCGTGTATCTACTCGAATTGCGAGCTCTGAACAAAGCTGCGAACTATCTAGAACGGGAGGAATTCTACACCGGAAATGAAACGGAAGATTGGGATACTCAACTCGCTGTAAAAGACTTACTAAGTGTTGTTAGAAATTTCCCAGACCACTTTAACGAAAGTTCCATGTTCGCAGGTAACGAACAAGCAGAAAAACTCAAATATGAGTTCAAACAACACTTCAGAAAcgtttccaaaataatggaCTGTGTCGGATGCGACAAATGTAAACTGTGGGGAAAATTACAA ACTCAGGGGTTGGGAACGGCGTTGAAAATTCTATTCTCAGGAAAATTTGATGAACATTCCGAGCTAACACCGTCGAGCAAGAAGCAGTTTCAGTTGCAAAGAAGCGAAATCGTGTCACTTGTGAACAGTATAGGAAG ATTGTCCACCAGTATTTATGAGTTGGATGAATTTCGACATCTGCTAAGATGA